One Paenibacillus sp. FSL H7-0737 DNA segment encodes these proteins:
- a CDS encoding LacI family DNA-binding transcriptional regulator, with amino-acid sequence MNIHDVAKKSGLSVVTVSRVINNSPSVREGNRRKVLSAMEELNYQPNSAARSLVRGKTGVIGMSITNFNDSFYDRVIRVVNRKLAEQGYFLALSIAENEDEGVNFLFQKDRVDGIILLSPLEEKEYVEELKRKNIPFVLLDNQLQHEDVPSVVVDNYQGGYEATKHLIGLGHTQIAYIGGPSVFLSVAERKRGYVQALDEAGLSPFGTEYCGFTVSSGYEVAKRWIREDKLPTAIFSGDDFIALGVVQALREEGILVPQDISVVGFDDQQFVGEFYPRLTTVRQPEAQMGSIGVDLLMKLINGEVMPAVVTKLAPQLLVRESTASVRLT; translated from the coding sequence ATGAACATTCATGATGTAGCCAAAAAGTCGGGGCTCTCTGTAGTGACCGTATCCAGAGTTATTAACAATTCACCTTCTGTACGTGAAGGCAATAGGCGGAAAGTGCTGAGTGCTATGGAGGAATTAAATTATCAGCCCAATTCAGCGGCGCGGAGTCTCGTGCGTGGCAAGACGGGAGTCATCGGTATGTCGATTACCAACTTTAACGACTCTTTCTATGACCGCGTGATTCGCGTGGTGAACCGGAAGCTGGCAGAACAAGGTTACTTCTTGGCCCTGTCGATAGCCGAGAATGAGGATGAAGGCGTTAACTTCCTGTTTCAGAAGGACCGCGTTGACGGGATTATCCTGTTATCTCCGCTTGAGGAAAAAGAATATGTGGAGGAGCTGAAAAGAAAAAATATTCCGTTTGTCTTGCTGGATAACCAGCTCCAGCATGAGGATGTTCCCAGTGTCGTCGTCGATAACTATCAAGGGGGGTATGAAGCTACCAAGCACTTGATTGGTCTTGGACACACCCAGATCGCCTATATCGGTGGCCCTTCGGTGTTCCTGAGTGTAGCAGAGCGCAAGCGGGGTTATGTACAGGCGCTGGATGAAGCGGGACTATCGCCTTTCGGCACGGAATATTGCGGATTTACGGTAAGTAGCGGTTATGAGGTGGCCAAGAGATGGATCCGTGAAGATAAGCTGCCGACAGCCATTTTTTCAGGAGACGATTTTATTGCTTTAGGTGTTGTTCAAGCCCTGCGTGAGGAGGGGATTCTGGTACCTCAGGATATCTCAGTGGTTGGCTTTGATGATCAGCAGTTCGTAGGTGAATTTTATCCCCGATTGACGACAGTCAGACAGCCTGAGGCGCAAATGGGCAGCATTGGTGTTGATTTGCTGATGAAATTAATCAATGGGGAGGTGATGCCAGCTGTTGTAACGAAGCTCGCTCCTCAGCTTCTCGTGCGTGAATCCACCGCATCTGTAAGGTTAACCTAA
- a CDS encoding helix-turn-helix transcriptional regulator: MSMKRSDGLNEAETIDAHKTLRCEGFNITYQLDGSHFEIKPPVELGKGSCRSLLTQRYLQMTDFDLQFNRDIEAKGEFRTPRTELIFCMGHGIEWGTSLKQDYFAIDTGESVLLHGGVRSENCIYLSGAGYRFLSIDMSPAQFERMTSGLTEDTRLQAGGGAGLFFGKNAITPSIRLILSQIADCSYSQGMRELYLEGKMLELMAVYLNESLFEADRISHTVKLSRDDMKSLRLAKEILQRDYLHPPTLAGLSRIICLNEFKLKKGFKEMFGYTVHAYVIEQRMQRAQQLLQHGNMTVSEAASRVGYVNVSHFSAAFRKKFGVRPGEYLISGRQRSLGTRM; this comes from the coding sequence ATGAGCATGAAGCGTAGCGATGGTCTGAATGAAGCGGAAACGATTGATGCCCATAAGACGCTTAGATGCGAAGGGTTTAATATTACTTACCAGTTGGACGGAAGCCACTTTGAGATAAAACCACCGGTCGAGCTAGGGAAGGGCAGCTGCCGGAGCCTGCTTACTCAGCGTTATCTTCAAATGACGGATTTTGATCTCCAATTTAATCGGGATATTGAAGCGAAGGGTGAGTTTAGAACACCTCGTACGGAGCTGATATTCTGCATGGGACATGGAATTGAATGGGGGACCTCGCTGAAGCAGGACTATTTTGCCATAGATACAGGAGAAAGTGTGCTGCTTCACGGCGGAGTAAGAAGTGAAAATTGTATATACCTTAGCGGAGCGGGCTACAGATTCCTCAGCATAGATATGAGTCCGGCACAATTTGAGCGAATGACCAGCGGACTGACCGAGGATACACGGCTCCAAGCCGGAGGAGGAGCTGGGTTGTTTTTTGGCAAAAACGCAATCACACCATCTATCCGACTCATTCTGTCTCAAATTGCGGATTGTTCCTATAGTCAGGGTATGCGGGAACTCTATCTGGAGGGGAAAATGCTGGAGCTAATGGCTGTCTATCTCAATGAATCTTTATTTGAAGCTGATCGGATTTCCCACACAGTCAAGCTATCTAGAGATGATATGAAGAGCCTGCGACTAGCCAAGGAAATTCTGCAACGTGATTATTTACATCCACCGACGCTAGCAGGGCTCTCTCGCATTATTTGCCTTAATGAGTTCAAATTGAAGAAGGGCTTTAAGGAAATGTTCGGTTATACTGTCCATGCCTATGTGATCGAACAACGGATGCAAAGGGCACAGCAGCTGCTACAACATGGAAATATGACGGTAAGTGAAGCAGCATCCAGAGTCGGATACGTGAATGTCAGCCATTTCTCAGCAGCCTTTCGTAAAAAATTCGGTGTGCGTCCTGGAGAGTATCTGATCAGTGGTAGACAGCGTTCTTTAGGAACAAGGATGTAA
- a CDS encoding extracellular solute-binding protein — translation MGNRMKWVSLLLTSLVLLLAACSGGGNSNTSPNTSEKNLNTEVATDDGSGIKPVTFSFYGNYDWLTTSPWGDNEATKWIQENRKVNVEPIQSGGAAGEKLNTMIVGGDLPDVIFTDRGSSVERLVQAGQLVALDDYYDKYPNFKKYVKESTLNLLRSDDGKIYQIPNWYTSGQFGNGGWMVNKDIYNELGRPALETFDDLYQYLRLVQEKYPDVVPLEVGEKGAGLEIMYGGFKENSTSKFISLMGHPEGDKLSSILDDPAYEEMVLYINKLYRERLITQDALQQTQDAVKEKVNTSRVAVMVESNITTYGAEGHRALTANNPDSGYEIIWPIHKAGLDKTQVFVSGFETLGWNVSVITKKAKDPEAIFAYFDWITGPEGQKVLFFGPKGLYWDEEDADGAPIPNEKYKTTPANERTETMRKFEDFNWAGNTTFIDTAKMSLEALLSANQKSWETVAQSTVTWKTALDITEFVNTDPLPDTEIGIIAQNVGDIYTLAYAQMVQAKSDEEVLSALETAKKNTQKAGLDKLLEFRTEKWQENVKKINATK, via the coding sequence ATGGGCAATCGTATGAAATGGGTATCGCTTCTGCTGACTTCGCTGGTGCTTCTTCTCGCTGCCTGTAGCGGAGGGGGGAATTCTAACACTTCACCAAACACAAGTGAGAAAAATCTGAATACCGAGGTCGCCACTGATGACGGCAGCGGGATTAAGCCCGTCACCTTCAGCTTTTATGGAAATTACGACTGGCTTACGACATCACCATGGGGGGATAATGAGGCGACAAAATGGATTCAGGAGAACCGTAAGGTTAATGTTGAACCGATTCAATCGGGAGGTGCGGCCGGAGAAAAACTCAACACGATGATCGTCGGTGGTGATTTACCGGATGTCATTTTTACTGACCGGGGATCCTCAGTGGAACGGCTGGTGCAGGCAGGGCAACTTGTTGCGCTGGATGATTACTATGACAAGTATCCGAACTTCAAGAAATATGTGAAGGAATCCACCCTGAATTTGCTCCGTTCAGATGACGGAAAAATCTATCAAATTCCCAACTGGTATACATCCGGGCAATTCGGCAACGGCGGATGGATGGTGAATAAAGATATTTATAATGAGCTCGGCAGACCGGCGCTGGAGACCTTTGATGATTTGTATCAATATTTACGCTTGGTGCAAGAGAAGTATCCGGATGTTGTACCTCTGGAGGTTGGCGAGAAGGGGGCAGGTCTGGAAATTATGTATGGCGGTTTTAAGGAGAACTCCACCAGTAAGTTCATTTCACTCATGGGACATCCGGAAGGCGACAAGCTGTCATCTATCTTGGACGATCCCGCTTACGAGGAGATGGTGCTGTATATCAATAAGCTCTATCGTGAACGGCTGATTACGCAGGATGCACTGCAGCAAACCCAGGATGCGGTCAAAGAAAAGGTCAATACCAGCCGGGTAGCGGTCATGGTCGAATCCAATATCACTACGTATGGAGCCGAGGGACACCGTGCACTGACTGCGAACAATCCGGACAGCGGTTATGAAATTATTTGGCCGATTCATAAAGCCGGACTAGACAAAACACAAGTGTTTGTAAGCGGTTTCGAGACGCTGGGTTGGAACGTCAGTGTCATTACGAAAAAGGCCAAGGATCCGGAGGCCATCTTCGCTTACTTTGACTGGATTACGGGTCCGGAGGGACAGAAGGTGCTTTTCTTCGGTCCTAAAGGCTTGTACTGGGATGAGGAGGACGCAGACGGAGCACCAATTCCGAATGAGAAATACAAGACGACTCCTGCTAACGAGCGTACCGAAACGATGAGAAAATTCGAGGACTTTAACTGGGCGGGAAATACGACCTTTATTGATACGGCGAAAATGAGCTTAGAGGCGTTGCTTTCCGCGAACCAGAAATCATGGGAGACAGTGGCGCAGTCCACGGTGACCTGGAAAACCGCGCTGGACATTACGGAATTTGTGAATACCGATCCGCTTCCGGATACGGAGATTGGCATCATCGCACAGAATGTCGGGGATATTTATACCCTTGCTTACGCACAAATGGTTCAGGCGAAGTCGGATGAAGAGGTATTGTCGGCACTGGAGACAGCCAAAAAGAACACCCAAAAAGCGGGGCTGGATAAGCTGCTTGAGTTCAGAACCGAAAAATGGCAGGAGAATGTCAAGAAAATCAACGCGACGAAATAA
- a CDS encoding ABC transporter permease → MNTAEKPSRWKKFTSQLDLQSMVWPGIIFVFIFSYIPMYGVVMAFQQYDIFGGIMKSPWVGFMHFRMFFEAPEFWNVMRNTIVISLLKLIISFPAPILLALMLNEIGNMGFKRVIQTVSYLPYFLSWVIVSGFVFSLLSVDNGTVNYVLERFNLVGEPVNFLALPKYFWSILVSVNVWKEVGFGSIVYLAAIAGIDPTLYEAASIDGASRFKQIHLITLPSITPIIIIFMILAIGSLLSAGFEDILLLATNPILRPYSDVIDTYVYRVGILNARFSYATAVGLFKAVISVILLVMANKIARRADVSLW, encoded by the coding sequence ATGAACACGGCCGAGAAACCAAGTAGATGGAAGAAATTCACCAGTCAATTGGATTTACAGTCCATGGTTTGGCCGGGAATTATCTTTGTATTCATTTTTAGCTACATTCCGATGTATGGCGTGGTTATGGCGTTCCAGCAATACGATATTTTTGGCGGCATTATGAAGAGCCCCTGGGTTGGATTTATGCATTTCAGAATGTTCTTCGAGGCACCGGAGTTCTGGAATGTGATGCGAAATACCATTGTGATTAGTTTGCTTAAATTGATTATCTCTTTTCCAGCACCGATTCTTCTTGCACTAATGCTGAATGAGATCGGTAATATGGGCTTTAAACGCGTTATCCAGACCGTCAGCTATTTACCGTATTTCCTGTCCTGGGTTATTGTATCCGGTTTTGTATTTTCGCTGTTATCTGTTGACAACGGAACGGTAAACTATGTGCTGGAGCGATTCAATCTGGTAGGAGAGCCAGTTAACTTCCTGGCATTACCCAAATACTTCTGGTCTATTCTAGTAAGTGTAAATGTGTGGAAGGAGGTCGGATTTGGGAGCATTGTCTATCTGGCCGCAATTGCAGGCATTGATCCGACTTTATATGAAGCCGCTTCCATAGACGGAGCAAGCCGATTTAAGCAAATTCACTTGATTACACTCCCCAGCATTACCCCCATTATCATCATCTTTATGATTCTTGCCATCGGCAGTCTGCTTAGTGCGGGCTTCGAGGACATTTTGCTGCTGGCAACCAATCCAATCCTGCGACCCTACTCCGATGTTATCGACACCTATGTGTACCGTGTGGGGATATTAAATGCCAGATTCTCTTATGCGACAGCGGTAGGGCTTTTCAAAGCGGTAATCAGTGTCATTCTGCTGGTAATGGCCAACAAAATCGCGCGCCGGGCAGATGTTAGTCTCTGGTAG
- a CDS encoding carbohydrate ABC transporter permease, which produces MRLSLGDKIMQRTIYILLTLLALLMLYPFWNALVISFNLGSDTALGGVTLLPRAFTLENYYIVFQDHRLLNSFLITILRTLGGTALSVFFTALLAYGMSKKTLLFRKQYMVFFMITMFFSGGLIPSYLLVRSLGMLDTFWVLIIPGIISVWNMIVIRTFFNALPEGLEESAKIDGCSNYGIFFRIVIPVSGPVLATIALFTAVGYWNDWFTGAIYITKDELLPIQTLLRQVMNSNIMTQIGSSNAIALDHMNRNRTITTKSLTMATMMIATIPIILTYPFLQKYFVKGVMIGSLKE; this is translated from the coding sequence ATGAGACTAAGCCTAGGCGACAAAATCATGCAGCGGACTATTTATATCCTTTTGACGCTGCTGGCGCTACTTATGCTGTACCCATTTTGGAACGCGCTGGTCATTTCCTTTAATCTAGGGAGCGATACGGCGCTCGGCGGTGTAACCTTGTTGCCGAGAGCATTTACCCTGGAAAATTATTATATTGTGTTTCAGGATCATCGCCTGCTGAATTCTTTTCTGATCACCATTCTTAGAACGCTCGGCGGCACGGCATTGTCCGTCTTCTTCACGGCCCTGTTAGCTTACGGAATGTCCAAGAAAACATTGCTTTTTCGAAAACAATATATGGTGTTCTTCATGATTACGATGTTCTTCAGTGGAGGGCTCATCCCTAGTTATTTACTAGTTCGCTCTTTGGGTATGCTGGACACCTTTTGGGTTCTGATTATCCCCGGCATCATCAGCGTCTGGAACATGATTGTCATCCGCACCTTCTTCAACGCTTTGCCGGAGGGGTTGGAGGAATCAGCCAAAATCGACGGTTGCAGTAACTACGGCATTTTCTTCCGGATCGTTATTCCCGTCTCCGGCCCTGTGCTGGCCACGATTGCTTTATTTACTGCGGTCGGTTACTGGAACGACTGGTTTACGGGAGCGATCTATATTACGAAAGACGAACTGCTTCCTATACAGACCCTGCTGCGGCAGGTTATGAACTCCAACATTATGACCCAAATTGGTTCATCGAATGCCATCGCGCTGGATCATATGAACCGAAATCGGACGATTACTACGAAGTCACTGACCATGGCTACGATGATGATCGCTACTATTCCGATTATCCTGACGTACCCTTTTCTCCAAAAGTACTTTGTTAAGGGCGTAATGATCGGTTCATTGAAAGAATAG
- a CDS encoding helix-turn-helix domain-containing protein → MKGNEHHSKFLLTHREREVFELLVQDKTTRDIAGLLFISEKTVRNHISNVMQKLNVKGRSQAVVELIKLGELKI, encoded by the coding sequence TTGAAGGGGAACGAACACCACAGCAAATTTCTGTTGACTCATCGTGAGCGCGAAGTTTTCGAGCTTCTCGTGCAGGACAAAACGACTCGTGATATCGCTGGTTTATTATTTATCAGCGAAAAAACAGTTCGGAACCACATCTCCAATGTAATGCAAAAACTAAACGTTAAAGGCCGTTCACAAGCGGTTGTCGAGCTGATCAAGCTTGGGGAGCTGAAAATATAG
- a CDS encoding 6-phospho-beta-glucosidase, translated as MKETLKLVVIGAGSSYTPELIEGIIMHHKKLPVREVWLVDIEAGKEKLHTIAELSKRMIAESGLPITVTQTLERREAIAGADFICTQIRVGMLEARKWDELIPLQYDVIGQETTGPGGMMKGLRTIPVILDICKDIEELAPDAWLLNFTNPAGMVTEAVHKYSSVKSVGLCNSPIGFQKWLSEFFGLPMEKIYAEFVGINHLHWVSDIVIDGKSKLQELIDYPQNYKASNVPFDSWDHRFLNALKAIPSYYLSYYYMTDAMLAEQKEAAATTGSRAEVVKKVEEELFELYRNVELNEKPKQLEQRGGAYYSEAAVLLMRSIYNDSRDIQTLNVRNNGMIDFLPDDASIEVNCLVTKQGPLPIPLRKIPQPVKGLLAAVKQYESLTIEAAVHGDRDMALQAMVHHPLVPSVTVAEQLLDEMLEKNKAFLPLFH; from the coding sequence ATGAAGGAGACTCTGAAGCTCGTTGTCATCGGAGCGGGTTCATCGTATACGCCTGAGCTTATTGAAGGCATCATCATGCACCATAAAAAGCTTCCCGTCCGCGAAGTATGGCTGGTGGATATTGAGGCGGGAAAGGAGAAGCTGCATACGATTGCGGAATTAAGCAAGCGTATGATTGCTGAGTCCGGACTACCGATTACCGTGACCCAGACGCTTGAGCGCAGGGAGGCCATCGCCGGAGCAGACTTTATCTGCACTCAAATCCGGGTAGGTATGCTGGAAGCGCGGAAATGGGACGAATTAATTCCGCTTCAATACGATGTCATCGGTCAGGAGACGACGGGTCCCGGAGGGATGATGAAAGGCCTGCGGACCATTCCGGTTATTCTGGATATTTGCAAGGACATCGAGGAGCTAGCTCCGGATGCCTGGTTGCTGAATTTTACGAATCCGGCCGGTATGGTAACTGAAGCTGTTCACAAATATTCATCGGTAAAAAGCGTAGGCCTGTGCAACTCGCCGATCGGTTTTCAAAAGTGGCTCTCTGAGTTCTTCGGACTTCCTATGGAGAAGATCTACGCGGAGTTTGTCGGCATCAACCATCTGCACTGGGTATCCGATATCGTAATTGACGGTAAAAGCAAGCTACAGGAGCTCATTGATTACCCCCAGAACTACAAGGCGAGTAATGTGCCGTTTGATTCCTGGGACCACCGGTTTCTGAATGCTTTGAAAGCCATCCCTTCTTATTACCTGAGCTATTACTACATGACGGACGCGATGCTTGCGGAACAGAAGGAAGCAGCAGCAACGACCGGATCGCGCGCTGAGGTAGTGAAGAAGGTGGAGGAAGAGCTGTTTGAGCTGTACCGGAACGTAGAGCTAAATGAGAAGCCAAAGCAGCTGGAGCAGCGTGGTGGAGCCTATTACTCGGAGGCGGCAGTGCTGCTGATGCGCTCCATTTATAATGATTCCCGCGATATCCAGACGTTGAATGTAAGGAATAACGGAATGATTGACTTCTTGCCGGACGATGCCTCCATTGAGGTGAACTGTTTGGTAACCAAACAAGGTCCGCTGCCGATTCCGCTGCGCAAAATTCCGCAGCCCGTCAAAGGCCTGCTGGCCGCGGTCAAGCAATACGAGAGCCTCACCATCGAGGCAGCTGTGCACGGAGACCGGGATATGGCCCTGCAGGCTATGGTTCATCATCCGCTCGTGCCTTCGGTCACCGTAGCTGAACAGCTGCTGGATGAAATGCTGGAGAAGAACAAAGCGTTTTTGCCGTTGTTTCACTAG
- a CDS encoding family 10 glycosylhydrolase, with translation MAFALRSRCIAMLSFVLVSSIVGGSVPAKADEESNPPFETEVIVRTVNQFKNTADVHNFIQLSTSYGVDVISMNVKQDEDDEVPSGSVFYQSDIAPIAQGYENFDALQAVITAAHAAGIKVHAWIPQFHDQQAFLAHDEWQMQALVNGVQTPFTGSNGNEYFVNPIHHEVQQYERSIIQEVIENYAVDGVVLDWIRFDNYNMDVSDYTALKYQAQFGYSPLSIDFDTDSPQREQWNEWRTEQIGQYVGDIREDISESSNPDVQLGVYILPPEFTEVGQNVAKFKDDIDFVAPMAYFDDWEFNSDWVYSTSYGILKDTSDRISGSDVEIVATLDNDWTDDQYQEIYKGIRENYPDVKRLSFFAYGAWPEDELANIKERETWPTPGWTPPVEQDYPAQLPAGWKARNIGSMPGNVTYNSSNKQFTLSSSSTDIWGNGDRLNYIYQSVSGNAEIIVKVQSTSRLDGWAKAGIMIRESLGHNSKHADMMLTPENGATFQYRAETAGNMVDHTAAASAPRWLKLTRSGNTFKGAISTNGNNWQTVGTVQIPMNRKVYIGIALSNPGDDSRNKAVFGNVKVTD, from the coding sequence ATGGCATTTGCTCTGAGATCGAGATGCATAGCAATGTTAAGCTTCGTATTGGTTTCTTCAATAGTAGGTGGTTCCGTGCCGGCTAAGGCCGATGAGGAGAGTAATCCCCCTTTTGAAACGGAAGTTATTGTACGGACCGTAAACCAGTTTAAGAACACGGCGGATGTCCATAATTTCATCCAGCTGTCCACAAGCTACGGTGTCGATGTCATCAGCATGAACGTGAAGCAGGATGAAGATGATGAGGTTCCGTCTGGAAGTGTATTTTATCAGAGTGATATCGCTCCGATCGCGCAAGGCTACGAGAATTTCGATGCCCTGCAGGCTGTCATTACAGCAGCCCATGCTGCAGGAATCAAGGTTCATGCCTGGATTCCCCAGTTCCATGATCAGCAAGCCTTCCTTGCTCACGATGAATGGCAGATGCAAGCGCTGGTTAACGGGGTTCAGACTCCGTTCACAGGTTCTAACGGCAACGAATACTTCGTCAATCCGATTCACCACGAAGTGCAGCAGTATGAGCGTTCCATCATTCAGGAAGTGATCGAGAATTATGCTGTTGACGGTGTTGTGCTAGACTGGATCCGCTTTGACAATTACAACATGGACGTCAGTGATTACACGGCCCTGAAGTATCAGGCGCAGTTCGGGTATTCCCCGCTCAGCATTGACTTCGATACGGATTCGCCTCAGCGTGAGCAGTGGAATGAATGGAGAACTGAACAAATTGGACAGTATGTGGGCGATATCCGTGAGGATATTTCCGAATCCTCAAATCCGGATGTGCAGCTAGGTGTGTATATTTTGCCGCCGGAATTTACAGAGGTTGGACAGAATGTAGCCAAATTCAAAGATGATATCGACTTTGTCGCACCGATGGCGTACTTTGATGACTGGGAGTTCAATAGTGATTGGGTATACAGCACTTCCTACGGCATCCTGAAGGATACGAGCGACCGGATTAGCGGCAGTGACGTGGAAATTGTTGCGACGCTGGATAATGACTGGACTGATGATCAATATCAGGAGATTTACAAGGGAATCCGCGAGAATTATCCGGACGTGAAGCGTCTGTCGTTCTTTGCTTACGGGGCCTGGCCAGAAGATGAGCTAGCCAATATCAAAGAACGTGAAACCTGGCCGACGCCAGGCTGGACGCCTCCGGTAGAACAAGACTATCCGGCTCAATTACCAGCAGGATGGAAGGCTCGAAATATCGGTTCCATGCCGGGGAACGTTACCTACAATTCATCCAATAAGCAATTTACACTCAGCAGTAGCTCTACGGATATTTGGGGAAATGGAGATCGACTGAATTATATATACCAATCCGTGAGTGGCAATGCAGAGATTATTGTAAAAGTGCAGTCCACTAGCCGATTGGACGGCTGGGCCAAGGCTGGTATTATGATTCGGGAGTCGCTGGGTCATAATTCGAAGCACGCGGATATGATGCTTACCCCCGAGAATGGGGCAACCTTCCAGTATCGTGCAGAGACAGCGGGTAATATGGTCGACCATACTGCGGCTGCCTCGGCTCCAAGATGGCTAAAGCTGACCAGAAGTGGAAATACCTTCAAAGGCGCTATTTCGACGAACGGGAATAACTGGCAAACGGTCGGAACTGTTCAGATCCCGATGAATCGCAAGGTGTATATTGGCATAGCGCTCAGCAATCCGGGGGATGATTCGAGGAATAAGGCCGTGTTTGGAAATGTGAAGGTTACGGATTAA
- a CDS encoding N-acetylglucosamine kinase yields MKYFLGVDAGGSKTYAMIANEQGTVIGVGKGGNGNHQNNREQAENSLHQAVSGAIIASGLTKDQMEYSWFGLAGADRESDFRILRPIISRLGLPRTEISCDTWIALRSGTESNYGIVLICGSGVNCAGKNPRGVTYQCGGFGYRFGDYGGGYDLSIEVFRSVLRADDGREKETVLSERLIHLLGYSSVSELREDYLDHSRDLPPQIAELLFQAADEGDQVATLLLTKQGDELGLAAVSTIRHLAMEEDSFDIVLAGSLLTKGDRSGIIRRAIEQRVKHSAPNGTLRILTREPVVGAVVLAMESSGVCVNQEVLDRLSLGKEGLLL; encoded by the coding sequence GTGAAGTACTTTTTGGGAGTCGATGCAGGGGGCAGCAAAACTTATGCAATGATTGCAAATGAACAGGGAACGGTCATTGGTGTAGGCAAGGGAGGGAACGGGAATCATCAAAACAATCGTGAACAGGCAGAGAACAGTTTGCACCAGGCTGTATCGGGAGCGATTATAGCGTCGGGGCTGACAAAGGATCAGATGGAGTATTCCTGGTTCGGTCTGGCTGGAGCGGACAGAGAATCCGATTTTCGAATTTTACGACCAATCATCAGCAGACTTGGCCTTCCCCGAACTGAGATTTCCTGCGATACCTGGATTGCCTTGCGATCAGGTACAGAGAGTAATTATGGGATCGTGCTGATCTGCGGCTCGGGAGTGAACTGCGCCGGTAAAAATCCGCGAGGCGTTACATACCAATGTGGTGGATTTGGCTATCGGTTCGGTGATTACGGCGGCGGCTATGATCTAAGTATTGAGGTATTCCGTAGCGTTCTTCGGGCGGATGATGGAAGAGAGAAAGAGACTGTCTTAAGCGAACGCTTAATTCATTTGCTGGGCTATTCCAGTGTTTCGGAGTTAAGGGAGGATTACCTGGATCATTCCAGAGACTTGCCTCCTCAGATTGCTGAGCTGCTGTTTCAAGCGGCAGATGAAGGAGACCAGGTTGCCACCCTACTGCTAACCAAGCAAGGGGATGAGCTGGGTTTGGCAGCGGTATCGACAATCCGCCATTTGGCTATGGAGGAGGATTCCTTTGACATCGTACTTGCAGGCAGCCTATTGACCAAGGGGGATCGCTCAGGCATCATCCGGCGGGCCATTGAACAGAGAGTGAAGCATTCAGCTCCAAATGGCACTTTAAGGATTCTAACCCGGGAACCGGTTGTAGGCGCGGTCGTTTTGGCAATGGAAAGCAGCGGTGTGTGTGTGAATCAGGAGGTTCTTGATCGTCTATCACTGGGTAAGGAGGGGCTATTATTATGA